ATCGCGCGGTGGAACCGTCGCGAAGCTCATCCGTTTCGCTGGAGCTACAGGGGCCTGCCCTTGGTAAGCTGAGCTATGAACGAGCAGATGCGGGTGGCTCAGACCAAGCTGGTGAAGCTGTTGCAGGCTGACCAGGTTACCGCCGGGATGTACGTTCGAGTACATGGCGATCATTTGATCGCTGGGCGGAACGAACGGTCGGGTGCCGATACCACCGCGGACACCGACGATCGCGTCCGCTTCACCAGGCTGGGCACCAACCACTACGGCGTCAGCGTAAAACGCCACACCGGCCGCTGGCAGAAAACCCCTTTCTACGGAACACTCGAGGGAACAGTTGAGGCTGTGTGCTCGGTAATGCAGCACTTAGTCGCAGCAAGCTGACTCTGTATCAGAACTTCAGAGGTGTTGCACTAGTGCTTCGCCGTGACACTATGATGCTATGGCCGACCACGCGCTCCCGCCGCATTCCGGGATCCCCTGTGATCTTTCGCTACGCCTCAAAGGCAGCAGCTGTCTTCCGAATTTCGCAGGGTGGTACGGTTACTCCTCGATCGCGGCCTTCCTGATCGATCCCAGGATCGACGCGATGGGCCAGGAAGAGACCTTGTGACCCATTCTGCCAAGCGCAGAAATATCTTCTGCTCCGAAACTCGGTCCGACTACCTCGACACGATATTTTTGTAAATCGTGCCGCCCTTCATAATGACCAAAAAGTTCTTGTCGGGGTCTGCAACGAGCTTGATATTTACCAAGGGATTACCGTCGACTAGCAGGAGATCGGCGAGTGCGCCCTCTTCCACCACGCCAAGTTTGCCGGGATAAGGATTGATAAAGCCGGACAATGCCATCAACTCGCCGTTGTCGGCGGTAGCCATCTTGAGCGCTTCGGCGGGACTGTACCAGCGGACCATCTTGGCAAGTATGGCCCCCTGGCGGCTGGTGAGCCTTGCATCGAACAGAATGTCGGTACCGAAGGCCGTCTTGATCTTGTATTTCTTTGCGAGTTTGTAGGCGTTATCCGTTCCGGCGAACACCTCCAGCGCTTTCTTTTGGGACACGGGGTTCACTAGCGGAGCCGCATCCTCATCGTCCAGAAACGGCTGCAAGCTCCACCATGTGCCTTTGTCCGCAAGCACCTTCGCCGTAGCTTCATCGATCAGTTGACCGTGTTCGATACATTTGACGCCGGCCGCAACCGCCTGCCGGATCGCACGCGGGGTATACGCGTGTACCGCCACATACGTGCCCCAATTGTCGGCTGCCTCAACCGCGGCACGAATCTCCGGCTCGGTGTACTGGGTCGATTCGATCGGATTGTACGGAGAGGCGACGCCGCCACCGCCCATGAGTTTGATTTGACTCGCGCCCCGTCTCAGCTGCTCTCTCGCCCTGAGCCTGACCTCGTCGGGGCTGTCGGCAATGGCCGCTATGCCCTCCACCTCTGAGTAGCTGAGCGGACCTCCTGGCAACCGCGGCAGCTCGAAGGAGAACCGGAAATCGCCATGTCCTGAGGTTTGGGAGATGAAAGCCCCCGAGGGATAGATGCGCGGACCAATCGTGACACCTTCGTCGATGGCGCGCTTGAGTCCAAACACCGGTCCACCGAGGTCGCGTACTGTCGTAAAACCCCGCATCAGCGTCGCCTCAGCCTGTCGCGCAGCCAGCAGCTGAAGGTAATTCGGATCGGCGGTCATCAGGACCATCTGGGGTGTTGCCGCCATGAACGCATGCCAATGCGCGTCAATAAGGCCCGGCATCAGTACACGCCCATCGGCTGCGATAACCCGGACATTGGCATTCTTATCGACAGTGATCGGGCTTGGGGATATGCGCTCAACGGTATCGCCTCTGACCAGCACATCTGAAGGCGCTGAGAGCGCGGGTCTCCTTCCATCGAAGATGCGAACCCTCTGAAAAAGGGTCGCCTCATTGCTCGACGGGGTGGCGAAAGGTTCCAGACCTGGCGCTTCCAGATCCGCGTCGCCTTGTGCCAGGCTCAGCTGGCAGAGCGCGATCACAGAGGCCGCTGCCAGTATTAGCGGGAGACCCAACACGCGTTTCAACGTTCGAGCCATCGTCACCCTCCATTGTGAATTTTCAAGGTCTTGAGAGTTATGGACTGGCGAGCAGCGCAGAATCCGTGTCGGTCAATATGTCCACGACCGCCTGCATTTGAGCATGTTTCATTCTGAACGAAGTGGTAGGCGCTCGAAACCCCGCAGATTGAATTCGAAGCAATTGTCGTTGAGGTGACGGGCAGGGGGCGCGGGCCAGGAGCGTGAGCCGCCCGCGGAGAAGAAGCGCTCGAAGCTTTACTTCTTGGCTGGGGTGGCGATCGGAGTTGGTTCGACCTTGGCGCGGAAAACGGCTGCCGGTTTGTTGAGCTGGCTGAAAGTGAAATCGCCAATCGAGTAAACCGCGCCGCCCATCGTCGAGGTTGCGTAGTATTCGGTGCGCGGTCCCGCGGCGGCGCCCGGTTCTGACGCGGTTGGCTTGATGGCAATCTTGGAGAGCTTAACCGTGCCCAGCGGCTTTCCATCCTTGCCGCTAAGCGTCACGACGATCGCAGGTTGGTCAAGTCCGAAAGGCACAGGCGAGGGCATCGGGTCGGCGACGATCGAGACACCTTTCAGTTCGCGTAGTTCGTCAAGAAACCGTTCAACTACCGGCACATCGGCAGCCGCGCTGGCGGTACCTTCGACAACCTTCCAGGTTCCGCCGGGCGCGCGTTGGAGGAAAAAATGATCCGCGCCGACTTGGGCATCGACGCTGGTCACCGCAGACGGCTCGAAGCTCAGCACGGTCTTGTCGCGCAGGTCGAACACCGTGCGGTCGAGATTGCTCAGGACCCACTGATGCACGGTGTAGACGGGAGTGCGCTCCCCGCGCCGCACGTAGATACCATCCTTGCCCTGCTCGGTTTGTTTGAAACCGAGCAACAGCGACTCCGAGGCATTGTCCTTTCCGTACACAGTGATCGTCAGGTGGGGCTTTTCGAGACCGTACTGCGAAACACTGGCCGGAGCATCGGCAATGAAATCCGCAACCTTGGCATCGACCAGGGTGCTCAGCAATTGGCGAACCTGGGTGGGATCGGCAAGATAGTTACCGGGCTTGGTGATATGCCACTTATCGCCGTCGCGCGTCACCTCGATGGTCTGCCCGTTGTCCTTGCTGATAGTGAAGCGCGAGATATCATCGACCTTGAACGTCATCAAATCGCGCGAGCGCATCTGATCGACCGTCTTGTTCATCCCGGCGGGGAAAGCCGACGAGGTCAGCATGACCGCCGGTTTGTCGGTCGTTTTGACGTATGCGTTGAACCCCACCGGGGTGGTCTTGCCCACCTCGATGCCGGGTAGCTTCTGCCCGTTATAGGCGGTGACCGTAACGACCGTCGCCGGCTTGGCCAGTCCGAACGGTTCCAGATCGATGGGCTTGTCATCGACGGTCTTGGTAACCACCGCATCCGCGATCGCGCGCGCGAGGTTGTTTGATGCGGTCTGGTCGGCATCGGTGCCAATCGGCTTGACTATCCGCCAATCACCACCCTTGGGGCGCTCGACCATGATCTCACGGTCGGGATATTTCAGGTCGATGCTCGCGATGTCCCCCGGTTCGACGTTCAGAAGCTTCTGGGCGGGCGCTTCTTTGTTGTAGTAGGCGCTGTAGTAGGCATAGGCGCCAACCAGCACTGCGAGAACCAGTACGATAATCGTGTTCCGAAAGCGCATCGCCGATGCAGGTGGAGCTTAGTTGCGGCGTTCCCACCAGACCGCGATTCCGGCGATCAGGAGCAGTTGCGGCAACAGCAGCACGGAAAGCGCGAACACCACGCTGAACTGATCGACGGTCAGCCGGAAGCGTGAGGCGCGCAGCGAGCGCGGACGAATGGAGATGGAGTTTTCCTCACCCGCCAGCCAATCCGCGCTGTTGACGAAGAGATCGCGGTTGAAGAAGTTACTGATGTATTGGTTGTTCACGAAGTCGGTGGAGCCGAACACGACCAGCCGCGCATCACCCGTACCCAATTCAAGCTGGGTGAGATCTCCGTTGATCGCGACCGCGACGTTTATCGGTCCGCGGGTGTCCTTGGCATCGAGCTGCGCTTTCTGCTGCTTGAACAGTGTGTCGAGATCGGTCTCAGCCCACGAAGTATCGCTGGTCTTGGCGAGCGGGGTGACAGTCAAGCCATTTTTCAGGTTCTCCTCGACGGTCAGCGAGCGCGTCAGCGGGAAAACCGTGCGTTGCTTGAAGTTGTGCGTAATCGGATGTTCGCCGTAGTCCTGCACGATGGGGTTAAGTCCCAGCGCCGGGCCCGCGAACAGCCGCACCACCTGATCGACAATAATATCATTGCCGACCCGCACGCCCCACTGCGAAACCAGGTCCTCGAGCGCCTTTTGGTTTACCGACTGGTCTGCGCGCTGGGGACGAAACATCGCCAGAATGCGTCCTTCGCGCTTCAGATAGCCCTGCAGCTGCTCGATCTCGTGCGGCAGGATCGGCTTCACGGGACCGGCAATCACCACCATGGTGGTGTCGTCGGGAACCTTTGCAAGCTGCGCAAGTTCGAGCTTGCGTACCTCGTAGCCCTCGCCCTCGAGATCTTTCCTGAGCTCGCCGAACCCACCAGGGTTCTGGGCATCGTCGGGGTCCGCCTCGCCGTGGCCGTCGAGAAACTGAATTACCTTCTTGGTATTCCGGGTCGCACGGATAATCGCGTTGGTGAGGGCTTCCTCGCCAAGGTCGGTCACGTTGGTACCTTCGCCCGACTCGGCACCGCCCACTTGGATGTGAGTGGTGTTCATTACCGTAACCTTGTAACGCTCGGCGAGTTCGGGATGCTTGTCGGGGTCAACCAGCTGGTAGCTGACCTTGGGCGACATGTAGGCGTAGGTTGCATACAGGTCGCGCGCGGTCTGATTTTCTCCACCCGGGAAAAAGCCGATCAGTTTGATGGGCTGCTTGAGGTTTTTGACCACCTGTTCGGATTGGCTCGAGAGGCTGTAAATTTTCTCGGTGGTCAGATCGAGTCGACGATGGTGAAGGCTGGAGAGGTAGTTGGCGGCGATGATCAGGGCTATGAACCCGACCGAGTAGATGATTGCGTTTGCGCCATAGCGCGTGGAACGTTGTCCGATAAGCGTCCCGATGGCTGCGCCGCTCGAAGTTATCCACAACACCAGCGCAAAAATGCCGGCCACCAGGTTTACCCACACAAAGAAGCGAAACCCCGGCGCGATCAGATGATCGATAATGCCGAAAATCAGCAGTATGAGGCCGATGATTCCGTAGAGCGCCGCCGATCGCCGCATCATGCCCCCCGCTAGCGCCAGCGAGCCGACTCAACCGAGCGCTGGGTGAGAAACAGCGCAACCAGGATGAGGCTCAGGAAGTAGACGAGATCTCTGGTGTCGATGATACCGCTAACCATCTGCGAGAAATGATCCGTGATCGAAAGATAGCGCAGCAGGTCGGAAACCCATCCGGAGCTGCCGGTCTGCGCGGGCCAGGAAATCACGAACAGGATGAGCAGCGCGCCAAAGCAGGTTATCGCTGCGATGATCTGGTTCTGCGTGATCGAGCTGGTGAAGAGGCCGATCGCTACGAAGCACAGCGACAGCAGCGCCAACCCCAGAAAACCCGCGATCATCACACCGACTTCCGGGTTTCCGAAGATGACGAGGATGATGGGAAAGATGCCGGCCAAACCGATCATGATCAACATGAACGCGGCCGCCGCGATAAATTTGCCCGCTACGATTTCGCCGGTGCGGACCGGCGCCGTCAGCAGAAATTCGTAAGTGCCGGTGCGTTTTTCCTCGGCGAAGGAGCGCATGGTGATGGCGGGAACCAGGATCACCAGCACGATTGACAGATTGTGCAGAAGCGGCTCGATGACGCGCTGGTTGAGGTTCATGTGCTCCAGCACCTGGGGATTCTGCATCGCCGCGTACATCTGCAGCACGATCTGGAAATAGCTGAGGAGCTCGAAGAAAAAGAACCCGCCGAGCAGCAGAAACACGGTCAGCACGACATAGGCGACCGGCTGAACGAAATAGGCGGCGAGTTCCTTGCCCGCAATCGTCAACGCGTTTTTCATCGCGCAAGCGCGGAACCCTCAGGCGCGGCCCGCCCCAACCTCCTCCAGCGTTTCCTCGGCGTCCGCCCCGGTGTGCCGATCTTTTGAGATCGCCTCGAGAAAGACCTGTTCGAGCGCGGTTCCCGCCGGAATGTCGGAAAGCTTTTCCTCGAGCACGACCGTTCCATCGGCGATGATCACGACCTTGTCACAAATTTGCGACACCTCGGGCAGGATGTGGGTTGACAGCACCACGGTCCGATCGCCCGACAAGGTTTTGATGAGTCCACGGATTTCGTGAATCTGGCGGGGGTCGAGACCGATGGTTGGCTCGTCGAGCACCAGCACCTGCGGGTCATGAATCAGCGCCTGTGCCAGTCCGACTCGCTGGCGATAGCCTTTGGAAAGCTGACCGCAGATCCGCGAACGCATGTCGGCCAGACCGCAGACTTCGAGTGAGTGTTCGAGTGCCTCGTCGAGTTTCGCGCGCTGTACGCCCCGCAGCCTGGCGACAAAGCGCAGGTAGGGTTCCACGCGCATATCGAGGTAGAGCGGAGGGTTTTCCGGCAGATAACCGATCCTACGCCGCGCCTCGAGCGACTGGGTGAAGATATCGAGATCGTCGACCACCACGGTTCCGGCCGTCGCCGGCATAAACCCGGTGATGATGCGCATCGTGGTGGTCTTGCCCGCGCCGTTGGGGCCTAGGAAACCCAGGATCGAACCCCGTTCGGCTTTGAAGGAGACATCGCGAATGGCGACGAAATTGCCGTAGACTTTGGTTAAATTTTTGACCTCTATCATCAGTCGCCCGCGCCCCAGCCGCCGCTATCAGCGGTTGACTTGTCTCCCAGCCAATATGACGAAGGCTCGAGGCTATGAATTCGACGCGCATCGAGCCGCCAAAAAGTTAAACAACCATGGGACGCAGAGTCAATACGAACACGGAACGCCGAGTGTCCTTTTTTTTATTTTTTCAATCGGAAACCAGACCTCAGCCGCAGCTGCAGACGACTCGCCTGGTGGTCTCTAACTCTAGGTAGCACGCGTTTCGAGGTGGTTAAGAGCGTGCGCTAAAACCGGTGCGCCGGGTCTTCACTCGATTGGGAGTGGTCTCGCGGGACCGGCCGACCAAGCAAAACCCTCCCGTCCGTGAGCATTGGCTCCCAGTCACTTGCCCGGGTGCTGAGAACTCTGCAATGAGCCCCCATGCGACTGACCGGGCCACGCGCCCGCCGGTGACCACCAAGACCAGACGTCGTTCATGCCCGCGTCATGAACGCCCCGAAGCATAGCAGTATGCCGGTGAGGTAAGTGCCAAGCGCGCCAACGAACCGCAGCGGTTGCGGTTTGGCCAGGGTCGGCCCGGCAATCATTCCGATCGCGATGAGATAGCGCGATACGACCGCGACGATCATGGTCCACAAAAGCCAAGTCGCGGGATTGCGGGCGCCGACCAGCAGAAACAGAACCGCCAGCATCGGAGCGTACTCGGCGGTATTGCCGTGCGCCCTGATTAGCCGGTAGAGCGAGTCGGCCGGATCGTTCGACGATCCGGCGACGACGCCGGTTCTTCCCCG
The Candidatus Binataceae bacterium genome window above contains:
- a CDS encoding amidohydrolase family protein, whose translation is MARTLKRVLGLPLILAAASVIALCQLSLAQGDADLEAPGLEPFATPSSNEATLFQRVRIFDGRRPALSAPSDVLVRGDTVERISPSPITVDKNANVRVIAADGRVLMPGLIDAHWHAFMAATPQMVLMTADPNYLQLLAARQAEATLMRGFTTVRDLGGPVFGLKRAIDEGVTIGPRIYPSGAFISQTSGHGDFRFSFELPRLPGGPLSYSEVEGIAAIADSPDEVRLRAREQLRRGASQIKLMGGGGVASPYNPIESTQYTEPEIRAAVEAADNWGTYVAVHAYTPRAIRQAVAAGVKCIEHGQLIDEATAKVLADKGTWWSLQPFLDDEDAAPLVNPVSQKKALEVFAGTDNAYKLAKKYKIKTAFGTDILFDARLTSRQGAILAKMVRWYSPAEALKMATADNGELMALSGFINPYPGKLGVVEEGALADLLLVDGNPLVNIKLVADPDKNFLVIMKGGTIYKNIVSR
- a CDS encoding DUF4340 domain-containing protein: MRFRNTIIVLVLAVLVGAYAYYSAYYNKEAPAQKLLNVEPGDIASIDLKYPDREIMVERPKGGDWRIVKPIGTDADQTASNNLARAIADAVVTKTVDDKPIDLEPFGLAKPATVVTVTAYNGQKLPGIEVGKTTPVGFNAYVKTTDKPAVMLTSSAFPAGMNKTVDQMRSRDLMTFKVDDISRFTISKDNGQTIEVTRDGDKWHITKPGNYLADPTQVRQLLSTLVDAKVADFIADAPASVSQYGLEKPHLTITVYGKDNASESLLLGFKQTEQGKDGIYVRRGERTPVYTVHQWVLSNLDRTVFDLRDKTVLSFEPSAVTSVDAQVGADHFFLQRAPGGTWKVVEGTASAAADVPVVERFLDELRELKGVSIVADPMPSPVPFGLDQPAIVVTLSGKDGKPLGTVKLSKIAIKPTASEPGAAAGPRTEYYATSTMGGAVYSIGDFTFSQLNKPAAVFRAKVEPTPIATPAKK
- a CDS encoding GldG family protein, with amino-acid sequence MMRRSAALYGIIGLILLIFGIIDHLIAPGFRFFVWVNLVAGIFALVLWITSSGAAIGTLIGQRSTRYGANAIIYSVGFIALIIAANYLSSLHHRRLDLTTEKIYSLSSQSEQVVKNLKQPIKLIGFFPGGENQTARDLYATYAYMSPKVSYQLVDPDKHPELAERYKVTVMNTTHIQVGGAESGEGTNVTDLGEEALTNAIIRATRNTKKVIQFLDGHGEADPDDAQNPGGFGELRKDLEGEGYEVRKLELAQLAKVPDDTTMVVIAGPVKPILPHEIEQLQGYLKREGRILAMFRPQRADQSVNQKALEDLVSQWGVRVGNDIIVDQVVRLFAGPALGLNPIVQDYGEHPITHNFKQRTVFPLTRSLTVEENLKNGLTVTPLAKTSDTSWAETDLDTLFKQQKAQLDAKDTRGPINVAVAINGDLTQLELGTGDARLVVFGSTDFVNNQYISNFFNRDLFVNSADWLAGEENSISIRPRSLRASRFRLTVDQFSVVFALSVLLLPQLLLIAGIAVWWERRN
- a CDS encoding ABC transporter permease subunit — translated: MKNALTIAGKELAAYFVQPVAYVVLTVFLLLGGFFFFELLSYFQIVLQMYAAMQNPQVLEHMNLNQRVIEPLLHNLSIVLVILVPAITMRSFAEEKRTGTYEFLLTAPVRTGEIVAGKFIAAAAFMLIMIGLAGIFPIILVIFGNPEVGVMIAGFLGLALLSLCFVAIGLFTSSITQNQIIAAITCFGALLILFVISWPAQTGSSGWVSDLLRYLSITDHFSQMVSGIIDTRDLVYFLSLILVALFLTQRSVESARWR
- a CDS encoding ATP-binding cassette domain-containing protein, encoding MIEVKNLTKVYGNFVAIRDVSFKAERGSILGFLGPNGAGKTTTMRIITGFMPATAGTVVVDDLDIFTQSLEARRRIGYLPENPPLYLDMRVEPYLRFVARLRGVQRAKLDEALEHSLEVCGLADMRSRICGQLSKGYRQRVGLAQALIHDPQVLVLDEPTIGLDPRQIHEIRGLIKTLSGDRTVVLSTHILPEVSQICDKVVIIADGTVVLEEKLSDIPAGTALEQVFLEAISKDRHTGADAEETLEEVGAGRA
- a CDS encoding MAPEG family protein; translation: MHVAIVCTALLGLLLFALGVAVSTTRGRTGVVAGSSNDPADSLYRLIRAHGNTAEYAPMLAVLFLLVGARNPATWLLWTMIVAVVSRYLIAIGMIAGPTLAKPQPLRFVGALGTYLTGILLCFGAFMTRA